In Candidatus Poribacteria bacterium, the DNA window TTCCTGTCGAACTTCACTTTGCGCGAGCCCTACGTGCTTCCGGATGGCGGTCGCCTGGTCCAGCGCTTCCGTATTCTGGTCCACGAGGGACCAACGAACGAGGTGGACATCGGTTCCTACCGTGAGGCGTTCGTCGGCTGACGGTGCGATCGTGTACCCGCGTCGTTCGTGAGGCGATCCTCCCGGCGACGCGGCACCGTCGGTGAGGAGTCCGAGCAGCCTGGCGCTCCCCCCGTTGCGTCAGAATCAAGTGCTCCCGAAATGTTGCGGATGCCTCGTAATCAAAGTGCTCCCCACGGCTGTTTACTTCTCCAGTACGATGCCGATGAGTGGCAGAGCTCTATCGGGTCTGGCTGCGAATGAGCGGTTGGCTGATGCGATGCTGGTGTGTCCGGCGAGTCGGATCAGGTCGATGGCGGTGTTCGTAGCGCCGACATGACTAGGGGAATGTGAGGGCAGCGAATCGTGGATCGGTCTTCATCCGAAAGCGGGAGCCCAGAGCCTGGATTCCCGCTTTCGCGGGAATGACAGGTCGTGTTGGACCTGCGCAGCAGGCGGCGAGACTCGTTCATGAAACAGCCCTGCCTAGCGGGAGCTTGCTTGACACCCCGACGGTCGCTCCCTATCCTATGCCGAGCCATGTGGAGACGTGCCAGGAGTCCTCAATGGTCGGAGCGCGAGGCAAAATCCAGCGCGGGACAGATCGTCCTCGATTACACCGAGTCGACTCGCGCCGACGGGCGGATGGCGCTCCACGACATCTGGGGGAGCCAGGTACACGCGCTGATGCTGGCGCGTCAGGCGATTCTTTCCGATGACGACGTGCGACGTATCCTGGCGCCACTCGAAGAAGCGCGCGCTGACGCGGAAGCGGGTCGCCTGACGCTCGATCCAGCCCTTGAAGACGTCCACATGAACGTCGAGTCGCGCCTGATCGCAGCAACCGGCAGGGAGTATGGGGGCAAGCTGCACACTGCCCGCTCGCGGAACGATCAGGTTCTCACCGACGCGAGGTTGGTGGTGCGCGAGGAACTGCTCGCGACCGAAGACCTGACCACGGTGCTCGTGACGACGTTCCTGAACATCGCCGACAACCATGCGTCGGCGGTGATGCCGGGGTATACGCACACGCAGCATGCCCAGCCGGTCACACTGGGGTTCTGGGCGACGGCGCACGCGGCGCTGCTGCGCGAGGATTTGCGCCGACTCGCCGCTGCCTATCGCACGACGAATCAGAACCCACTGGGCGCGTGCGCTCTCGCAGGCACGAGCTTCATGATCGACCGGGCGCTTACGACTCGCCTGCTCGGATTCGATTCGGTTCAGGAACACGCGTTGGCGGTCGTGTCGGGGCGCGACTTCGTCATCGAGTCCTTGTTCGCCCTGACGATGCTGATGACGAATCTGTCGCGCATCGCCGAAGAGATCGTCTACTGGACGACGCACGAGTTCCGAACCATGACGCTGGACGACGCGTACGCCTTGGGCAGCTCGATTATGCCGCAGAAGAAAAACCCGGATGTCGCCGAGCTGGCGAGGGGCAGAACCAGCGGCGTGATCGGCAGGCTGACCGAAGCGCTCGTCATGATCAAGGGGCTCCCGCTGGGATATCACCGCGACCTGCAGGGGGACAAGCCCGCGCTGTGGGATGCGTTCGACACCGCGAACGCGACGCTTCGCGTGCTCGAGGGCGCACTGGCTACGGCGCGGTTCAACACGGATCGCATGCTCGATTTGACCTACGCGAACTTCAGCACGGCGACGGAGCTCGCCAACTTTCTCGTCTCAGGGCGACGACTGCCTTTCCGAGAGGCGCACGAGATCGTCGGATCGCTGGTTGCATGGCTCGTGGACGCCGGCAAGACGTTCCGCGACGTCGGCGATTGCGTGTCGTACCTCGAAACACGAGAGCAGCACCTGGACGTATCGCTGCTGGAGGAGATACTGAGTCCGATCGCTGCCGTCGGGCGCAATCGCAGCCTGGGCGGGACATCGCCTCGGGAAGTCGAGCGGATGTCACACGAGTTACGGCTCAGCGTCGATAACGTTGCCGGCAACATTATCGAGCGCCGCGACTCGATCCGTCGAGCCCGAGAGGAGACCGCTCGCGCCGTCGCGGCAGTGCTTGGCGGCGCGTCGGTTCGCGAAGCGCTCCCGTCGGTTGCCTAGAGGTCCGGAAGGAGGCTACGTGACAGCATCAGCATTGCGGCGTGCTATCCGCCGCGTGACTTGGTTCCTCTGCCTGGTTGGAGCAGTCGTTACCTCTGTCGGCTGCGCCCACTACCCGCATACAGCGCTCTATACGGGCGGGCTGCAGATTGGGGCGGACGAGACGACGCGCGCATCGTGGATCTCGGTCGATCAGAAAGGGCGTCGAGGCGTCTACGGTCATCCCTACGACCCGGACGCGATGACCGCATCCCATCCGGAGCTCCCCTACGGCGTGTTCATCCGGGTCACCAACCTCGACAACGGCCGAGCGGCCGTGCTCCAGATCACCGACCGGGCGAAACTCCGTCCCGACAAGCGCCTGTTCGTCTCCTACCACGCCGCTCAGTTGTTGGACATGGTCGATGATGGCGTCGCCAATGTGCAAATCGAGCCGATACTGGGTCAAACCGGTGTCGCATCGTGGTACGGGAGCGTGTTCCACGGCCGGCAGACGTCGAGCGGCGAGGTCTACGATCAGGAGGGACTCACGGCGGCACATCGGTTCCTGCCCTTCGGCACAATCGTGCGCGTTACGAGCGTGACCTCCGGGAAGTCGGTTCTCGTCCGAATCAACGACCGAGGCAGCTTCATCAAGGGACGTGTCATCGACCTGTCCCGTCGCGCTGCGGAGGAGATCGGCCTCGACCGCGAAGGCAAGGGCCCGGTCAGCGTGGAAATCGTGCGGACGCCGCCACCGAGCGGCAGGAACGCATAGCTCCCGTGACGAACCCGATCATCGTCCCGCTGGATGTGCCGGATCGAAGCAGCGAGCGTCGCTTGCTGAACCGACTCGCCGACTCGGTCGAGATCGTCAAGATCGGAAAGCAGCTCTTCACGTCGGAGGGTCCCGATTCGGTTCGGATCGCCCATGCGTACGGCAAGCGTGTCTTCCTCGACCTGAAGTACCACGACATCCCGAACACGGTTGCCGAAGCCGTACGGTCCGCTGCGACTCTGGGAGTCTGGATGCTCAACGTCCACGTGTCCGGCGGGGGACCGATGGTTCAAGCGGCTCGTAAGGCGTCTGATGGCGCGGGGTCGAGCCCGCTTCTCATCGGCGTCACGGTGCTGACGAGCCTGGACGATGAGTTGTGGCGCGACGTGTTCGGTGACACAGGTCGGTCCATCGAGTCGCAGGTGGTACACATGGCGCGCGTGGCGTGTCAATGGGAGCTCGACGGCGTGATCGCGTCGCCGCAGGAGGTCGCCGCGATCCGTAACGCGTGTGGAACCGATCCCCCCAGCGTGACCCCCGGTGTGCGGCCCTCCGCATCCGGTGACGACCAGCGGCGCACAATGACGCCTGGCGACGCGATCCGTGCCGGAGCCGACTATCTGGTGATTGGCCGACCGATCACGGAAGCTGCCGACCCAGCGGGCGCGACGCGCGCGATCCTGGAGGACATCGAGACGGCTCGCGTAGCGGCGTCAGCGAGATGACACGGCGCGAGGAATGGGAACGCGAACCCCATGCGTGGAATCGGCAACGAATCGCCCATGTCTCGCGGACGGTGGCACGCAACTGGGCAGATATGACCGCATTCATGCGGGAACGCGTTAGGCGCCAGGCGGAGCGCTCGGGACCTGCACTGATCGTCGATATCGGATGTGGCAACGGAGGGTTCTCCGATGGACTCGACGACGCGATTCGGATGTACGTCGGCGTGGACCCGTCTGTGGAAATGCTCGGCAATGTCAGGCGCAGCAGGCAACGGCGATATGCGCTGGGCGTCGGCGAGCATGTACCGCTGGCTGATGCTATCGCCGATGTCGTCGTGCTGAAGACGGTGCTGGCACACTGCTTCTCGCCGAACTCGGTGGTGCGGGAAGCGGCGCGCGTGGCGCGGCCGGGCGGCATCACCGTCGTGTCGACAGGGAACCGGGGCGCGTGGTATCAAGTTCTGAGGGACGTTCGGAGACGGTTCCTCCGGGCTCGCGGCGGCTCCGATGGTCACCTGTTCGGGTTCACTGAGGATGAACTGGCGCGATTGCTGACGGATGCTGGTTGGTCCGTAACCGAAAGGCGCCAATCAGGGTACCTCGTGCTGCCGCGATTCGTGGACCGATGGTTGCCGAACGTCTGGGTGGACGGCATCGCGCGAATGTGCGACGCCTTGGGCGCTCGGCTGTTGCCGAAGTCAGGCGGAGTGCTCGTCCTAGTCGGGGTGAAGTCGGCATGAGCTACGTCAGCACATCCGCAACGGTTGGCGATAGCGAGTCGCGCGGCGGCGTCGCGACCCCTGCGTCGATTCGGATCATCCGCGACGGATGGGCGAAGCGGTGTCTGGACGTTGCGTTCTCGGCGGTCGGACTGCTGGCGCTGTCGCCGTTGTTCGCACTGTGCGCCGTGCTCGCCAAAGCCCAATCGCCGGGCGGAGTGTTCTACTGGGGTCCCCGAGTCGGTCGTGGGGGGCGCCCATTCCGCATGGCGAAGTTCCGCACGATGATGTGCGACGCTCCGTCGAAGGGCCCGGGCGTTACTGCCGAGGATGATCTGCGCATGACGGCGGTCGGCAGGTTCCTTCGACGCACCAAGCTGGATGAGCTGCCTCAACTGCTGAACGTTCTGAACGGAACCATGAGCCTCGTCGGACCCCGGCCGGAACTGCCTCAGTACGTTGCCCACTATGACGAGCAGCAGCGACGTGTGCTGTCGGTACGTCCCGGCATTACGGGTCCCACCCAGATAGCGTTTCGGCACGAGGAGAGGATGCTGGCGGGGCGCGAGGACGTCGAGAGCTACTATGTCGAGTCGATCATGCCCCGGAAACTCGCCATGGACTTGGCGTACATCGCTGATCGTGGGGTCTGGGCGGACCTGGGCTACCTGTTCCTCACCGTGTGGCGCATCGTCGTACCGAAGAAGGAGCCCACCACTTGACGGGCATTCTCAAAGCCGTCATACCGGCGGCGGGAACCGGCACACGGTTGCTCCCGGCGACCAAGTCGCAGCCGAAGGAAATGCTTCCTGTCGGCAGGAAGCCGGTCATCCAGTACGTCGTCGAGGAACTGGCGGCTGCAGCGGTGGGCAAGGTGCTGGTCATCACCAGCCAGCAGAAGCGCGCTATCGAAGATCATTTCGACATCGACAGCGTGCAGATGGATCGGCTGGCGCGCGGTCAGAAGTCCCTGGACGTGATGAATCACCTGTCCATCGACGTGCAGATGTTCTACACGCGCCAGAGCGTTCCGAAGGGCTTGGCGGACGCCATTGGGTTGGCGGAGCATTTCGTCGGCGACGATCCGTTCCTAGTGAGTCTGGGAGATTCGATCCTGCGTTCCAGCGAGCCGGGCGGCGTCCTCAAGCGACTCATCGAGACGCACGCGCAGCAGCGGCCGGCAGCAACGATCGTGTTCGAGACGGTTCCTCGCGAACAGGTGATCCACTACGGAATCGCGCAGCCGAAGAACGGCGCCGGCGAAGTGTTCGAAGTCGCCGACCTCATCGAGAAGCCCTCCATCGACGAGGCTCCGAGCGATCTGGCTGTGGCCGCGCGGTACCTGCTCGACCCTGTCATCTTCGATTACATCCGTCGGACGCCTCCGGGTCGGGGCGGTGAGATCCAGATCACGGACTCGATGCGACTGATGCTGCAAGACGGTTTGCGCGTCTGGGGCGTCCGGCTGGGCCCTGACGAGCGTCGCTTGGATATCGGCAACTACGCCAGCTACTACGAGGCGTTCCTCGAGATGGCGCTGGACGACCCGGACCCCGATGTGCGCGCCTCCTTCGAGGTGTATGTCAGGAAGCGGCTAGGAATCACGGGAAAGGCTCGGTGACCATGTCGATCGTACGCGTCGCTGCGGTTCAGATGGATGTCCGTATCGGCGAGAATACCGCGAACCTCGACAAGGTGCTGCGACTTCTGGCTGAGGCTGCCGGCAAGGGCGCGCTGCTCGTCGTGTTCCCGGAATGCGCCCTGTCGGGCTACTGCTTCACGAGCCTTGCCGATGGCATGCCGTACGCTGAGGACGCCGATGCGGTCGCGGCACGAGTCGCAGAGCGATGCCGACAACTGAACGTGACGGCGGTGATCGGCTTCTTGGAGCGCGACGGCGAGGACGTGAGGAACAGCGCACTGTTGACGACGCCGGACGGCGAATGGCATGTCTACCGGAAGACGCACCTCCCGACTCTGGGTATCGATCGATTCGTCACACCGGGCGATGCGCTGCCGGTGTTTGACACGCCCGTGGGCAAGGTGGGCGTGCTGATCTGCTATGACATCCGGTTCTCAGAGCCGGTTCGGGTCCTCGGGCTCCAAGGAGCTGACATCCTCGCGCTGCCGACGAACTGGCCCGAAGGCGCGGAGAGCAGCCCCGACATCATCACGCGGGCTCGGGCATGGGAGAGCCGCGTCTACGTGGTCGCCACCAACCGCGTGGGGGTCGAACGGGGTCGTCGCTTCATCGGCCGCAGCCAGATCGTCGCTCCCAGCGGGCAAATCCTGTTCGAGGCGTCCGCGACGGACGAGACGATCCTCTATGCCGACCTGGACCTGTCGTCGGCGCGCCAGAAGCGCATCGTCAACGAGCCGGGCGAGTGGGAACTCGACATCACCGGCGACCGCCGCCCCGAA includes these proteins:
- a CDS encoding septal ring lytic transglycosylase RlpA family protein — translated: MTASALRRAIRRVTWFLCLVGAVVTSVGCAHYPHTALYTGGLQIGADETTRASWISVDQKGRRGVYGHPYDPDAMTASHPELPYGVFIRVTNLDNGRAAVLQITDRAKLRPDKRLFVSYHAAQLLDMVDDGVANVQIEPILGQTGVASWYGSVFHGRQTSSGEVYDQEGLTAAHRFLPFGTIVRVTSVTSGKSVLVRINDRGSFIKGRVIDLSRRAAEEIGLDREGKGPVSVEIVRTPPPSGRNA
- the argH gene encoding argininosuccinate lyase; this translates as MKQPCLAGACLTPRRSLPILCRAMWRRARSPQWSEREAKSSAGQIVLDYTESTRADGRMALHDIWGSQVHALMLARQAILSDDDVRRILAPLEEARADAEAGRLTLDPALEDVHMNVESRLIAATGREYGGKLHTARSRNDQVLTDARLVVREELLATEDLTTVLVTTFLNIADNHASAVMPGYTHTQHAQPVTLGFWATAHAALLREDLRRLAAAYRTTNQNPLGACALAGTSFMIDRALTTRLLGFDSVQEHALAVVSGRDFVIESLFALTMLMTNLSRIAEEIVYWTTHEFRTMTLDDAYALGSSIMPQKKNPDVAELARGRTSGVIGRLTEALVMIKGLPLGYHRDLQGDKPALWDAFDTANATLRVLEGALATARFNTDRMLDLTYANFSTATELANFLVSGRRLPFREAHEIVGSLVAWLVDAGKTFRDVGDCVSYLETREQHLDVSLLEEILSPIAAVGRNRSLGGTSPREVERMSHELRLSVDNVAGNIIERRDSIRRAREETARAVAAVLGGASVREALPSVA
- the pyrF gene encoding orotidine-5'-phosphate decarboxylase encodes the protein MAPVTNPIIVPLDVPDRSSERRLLNRLADSVEIVKIGKQLFTSEGPDSVRIAHAYGKRVFLDLKYHDIPNTVAEAVRSAATLGVWMLNVHVSGGGPMVQAARKASDGAGSSPLLIGVTVLTSLDDELWRDVFGDTGRSIESQVVHMARVACQWELDGVIASPQEVAAIRNACGTDPPSVTPGVRPSASGDDQRRTMTPGDAIRAGADYLVIGRPITEAADPAGATRAILEDIETARVAASAR
- a CDS encoding sugar transferase, which encodes MSYVSTSATVGDSESRGGVATPASIRIIRDGWAKRCLDVAFSAVGLLALSPLFALCAVLAKAQSPGGVFYWGPRVGRGGRPFRMAKFRTMMCDAPSKGPGVTAEDDLRMTAVGRFLRRTKLDELPQLLNVLNGTMSLVGPRPELPQYVAHYDEQQRRVLSVRPGITGPTQIAFRHEERMLAGREDVESYYVESIMPRKLAMDLAYIADRGVWADLGYLFLTVWRIVVPKKEPTT
- a CDS encoding carbon-nitrogen hydrolase family protein is translated as MSIVRVAAVQMDVRIGENTANLDKVLRLLAEAAGKGALLVVFPECALSGYCFTSLADGMPYAEDADAVAARVAERCRQLNVTAVIGFLERDGEDVRNSALLTTPDGEWHVYRKTHLPTLGIDRFVTPGDALPVFDTPVGKVGVLICYDIRFSEPVRVLGLQGADILALPTNWPEGAESSPDIITRARAWESRVYVVATNRVGVERGRRFIGRSQIVAPSGQILFEASATDETILYADLDLSSARQKRIVNEPGEWELDITGDRRPELYGLLTASPD
- a CDS encoding methyltransferase domain-containing protein, with the translated sequence MTRREEWEREPHAWNRQRIAHVSRTVARNWADMTAFMRERVRRQAERSGPALIVDIGCGNGGFSDGLDDAIRMYVGVDPSVEMLGNVRRSRQRRYALGVGEHVPLADAIADVVVLKTVLAHCFSPNSVVREAARVARPGGITVVSTGNRGAWYQVLRDVRRRFLRARGGSDGHLFGFTEDELARLLTDAGWSVTERRQSGYLVLPRFVDRWLPNVWVDGIARMCDALGARLLPKSGGVLVLVGVKSA